A genomic window from Cricetulus griseus strain 17A/GY chromosome 4, alternate assembly CriGri-PICRH-1.0, whole genome shotgun sequence includes:
- the Prr36 gene encoding proline-rich protein 36 isoform X2: MDKRDRVKAGATPRMPASRPPGLLSPRPPPGSPRPLPPVTTAALKVLEANGAMGRRPLVERAAGVGKAALPQTAVQGAQARSAGAGPRSPASRPPASGKGERAPVKISGQGSISSPGRASSGITRPGPVVQKGLQPPTKEPVIRGKAPEAPKRNTLSSGTRRVLSVDSLGPTSGASSPAIPRRSKAPATEVGIPRSVPTARQRPPTTEAPRKSVSSAAEPSATELSPAFRRRSAAGGSLQKPASRSLSSSATPQLSPARSGVSPRVTPRGPVHTSQLKSKGQQALRPPQTIVPRKDRTSAQSLPSASSLVTPTAPPGATTTQASSAQVPEDPLKATLPPSPPATPPLPASLQLQAQPSTHATADSQATDCPPSPPQLSLQNLPSPPATPPLQVPPTSLGTEEASDSPPPISPSLSSLTLRMPCNQVSSASLPQETPLATPFSPAPLPLATPPPQVPPSPPVSPQNLPTPLVAPSPSTLSTLTAPPSPANFSVSPPLLQATPSNLTTPSSQDTLLLAIAPPVSSSPPSSPPLHVPPSSVVTPPLSLPPSLILPTSQASLLTSTPSLASSPQQITPPPLASSALSAPLSLGSPPLQASPSFLPTPPMQAHSPPSPPLQAPSLATYPLPLASSPTSPPLPALLSPPASPPLEDPLSPSPSPSPSPLSPLATPPPEAPPSPDSPTPLTSPPPQALSSLAVSALQARTSPLATDAPPLQVPVLALPPLQTTPPPQASPGLTSPVVQPPSPPASPPLQAPRRPPTPGPDVPISSPRLTLSLAPAPPPPPSRSPSSTLSGPDLAGHSSSATSTPEELRGYDSGPEGCATVSPAADAELAACHPASWSRGPAPPLAVRGAPGVPLPWPPAACPGSSDGLCTIYEAEGPESVAPTPGSLEAEPEPEPEPEPEPRPGSGGGKTTAAAGSGASSRSPKSARLGELPLGALQASVVQHLLSRTLLLAAAEGAAAGSEGGSGGAGGGGVPGGSRAPLSDAELGRWAELLSPLDESRASITSVTSFSPDDVASPQGDWTVVEVETFH, encoded by the exons ATGGACAAGAGAGATAGGGTCAAGGCAGGAGCCACCCCGCGGATGCCAGCTTCACGACCTCCTGGCCTTCTGAGCCCTAGGCCTCCTCCAGGATCCCCACGACCTCTTCCCCCTGTAACCACCGCTGCCCTTAAAGTGCTGGAAGCAAACGGAGCTATGGGGAGAAGGCCCTTGGTGGAGCGAGCCGCGGGTGTCGGCAAAGCGGCTCTTCCACAGACCGCTGTTCAAGGGGCACAAGCGCGCAGCGCTGGGGCAGGTCCTCGAAGCCCAG CTTCCAGGCCCCCAGCttctgggaaaggagagagggccCCTGTGAAGATCTCTGGCCAGGGTTCTATTTCTAGCCCTGGGCGTGCCAGCAGTGGGATCACCAG ACCAGGCCCTGTTGTCCAGAAAGGACTCCAACCCCCGACTAAGGAACCTGTGATCAGAGGTAAAGCGCCAGAGGCACCCAAAAGGAATACTCTGAGCTCTGGAACACGAAGA gttttgtctgtagaTTCCTTAGGGCCCACGTCAGGAGCCTCCTCTCCTGCCATCCCTCGTCGGTCCAAGGCCCCAGCTACAGAGGTGGGAATTCCTAGATCAGTTCCCACTGCCCGGCAGCGTCCCCCGACCACCGAGGCACCCAGGAAATCTGTGAGCAGTGCTGCAGAACCCAGTGCCACAGAGCTGAGCCCAGCCTTCAGGAGGCGCTCTGCCGCTGGTGGCAGCCTGCAGAAGCCGGCCTCCCGTTCCCTGAGCTCCAGTGCTACCCCTCAGCTCTCCCCAGCTCGCTCTGGGGTCTCTCCGCGTGTAACTCCCCGGGGTCCTGTGCACACCTCGCAGCTCAAGTCGAAAGGGCAGCAAGCTCTGCGCCCACCCCAGACCATAGTCCCGAGGAAGGACAGAACCTCTGCACAGAGCCtgccttctgcttcatctttagTCACGCCCACCGCTCCACCTGGAGCCACCACAACTCAGGCTTCCTCCGCCCAGGTCCCAGAGGATCCATTGAAGGCCAcgctccctccctctccacctgCCACCCCGCCTCTACCTGCTTCACTTCAACTCCAGGCACAGCCCTCTACCCATGCCACAGCCGATTCACAGGCCACAGACTGCCCTCCATCACCTCCCCAACTTTCTCTGCAGAACCTCCCTTCTCCACCAGCCACGCCCCCTTTGCAAGTTCCACCCACAAGTTTGGGTACTGAAGAGGCCTCTGACTCACCCCCACcaatctctccatccctttcATCCCTTACGCTGAGAATGCCCTGCAACCAGGTTTCTTCAGCTTCACTCCCTCAGGAGACTCCCTTGGCCACGCCTTTCTCACCTGCGCCTCTACCTCTAGCCACGCCTCCTCCACAAGTCCCTCCTTCTCCGCCAGTTTCTCCACAGAATCTGCCTACTCCCCTTGTCGCACCCTCTCCGTCGACTCTGTCCACGCTAACGGCTCCCCCTTCCCCGGCCAACTTTTCTGTCTCTCCACCCCTTCTCCAGGCCACGCCCTCTAATCTAACCACGCCCTCTTCGCAAGACACTCTGCTTCTGGCCATTGctcctccagtttcttcctctcccccctcctcacCACCTCTGCATGTCCCTCCCTCTTCCGTGGTCACGCCTCCTCTGAGCCTCCCACCATCTCTGATTCTGCCCACTTCACAGGCCTCTTTGTTGACCTCCACACCCTCCCTGGCCTCATCGCCCCAGCAGATCACGCCTCCTCCTTTGGCCTCGTCCGCGCTCTCGGCCCCACTCTCTCTGGGCTCGCCCCCTCTGCAGGCCTCGCCTTCTTTCCTGCCGACACCCCCTATGCAGGCACACTCTCCACCCTCGCCTCCTTTGCAGGCGCCTTCTCTTGCTACATACCCTTTGCCTCTCGCCTCGTCCCCGACCTCACCCCCTCTGCCagctcttctctcccctcctgcctcacctcctctgGAGGAccctctttctccctcaccctcaccctcaccctcacctttGTCTCCCTTGGCAACTCCCCCACCAGAAGCCCCACCTTCGCCGGATTCACCCACTCCTCTGACTTCACCCCCTCCGCAGGCCCTGTCCTCTCTGGCTGTGTCCGCTCTGCAGGCTCGCACCTCCCCGCTGGCCACAGACGCACCTCCGCTACAGGTTCCCGTCTTGGCTTTGCCTCCTCTGCAGACCACGCCCCCTCCGCAGGCCTCCCCTGGCCTGACCTCGCCCGTGGTTCAGCCTCCCTCTCCTCCCGCCTCACCTCCGTTGCAAGCCCCTCGTCGACCCCCGACCCCAGGTCCGGATGTCCCGATCTCAAGTCCACGGCTGACCCTGTCGCTGGCCCCTGCCCCGCCGCCGCCACCCTCGCGAAGCCCGTCCAGTACGCTGAGCGGCCCGGACCTGGCAGGCCACAGCAGCAGCGCCACGAGCACGCCGGAGGAGCTCCGTGGCTACGACAGCGGGCCCGAGGGCTGCGCCACAGTGTCCCCGGCCGCGGACGCGGAGCTAGCGGCCTGCCACCCGGCCTCCTGGAGTAGAGGTCCTGCTCCACCGTTGGCAGTTCGAGGCGCTCCAG GAGTTCCCCTGCCGTGGCCTCCCGCTGCCTGTCCCGGCTCCTCTGACGGCCTGTGCACCATCTATGAAGCTGAAGGACCGGAGTCGGTGGCCCCTACCCCTGGATCCCTTGAAGCGGAACCGGAGCCGGAGCCGGAGCCGGAGCCGGAGCCGAGGCCGGGTTCTGGCGGTGGGAAGACTACTGCTGCAGCGGGCTCAGGAGCATCCTCGCGAAGCCCCAAGTCCGCTCGCCTGGGTGAGCTGCCGCTAGGGGCGCTGCAGGCGAGCGTTGTGCAGCACCTACTGAGTCGGACTCTGCTGTTAGCTGCAGCAGAGGGTGCAGCTGCAGGCAGCGAAGGTGGTTCAGGAGGCGCAGGGGGTGGCGGTGTCCCGGGGGGATCCCGGGCTCCGCTCAGCGATGCCGAATTGGGCCGCTGGGCCGAATTGCTGTCTCCCCTGGACGAGTCACGTGCCAGTATCACGTCAGTCACCAGCTTCTCCCCGGACGATGTGGCCTCCCCACAGGGTGATTGGACTGTAGTGGAAGTGGAGACTTTTCATTGA